The following are encoded in a window of Oncorhynchus keta strain PuntledgeMale-10-30-2019 chromosome 10, Oket_V2, whole genome shotgun sequence genomic DNA:
- the LOC127932357 gene encoding BBSome-interacting protein 1: protein MPEVKSMFREVLPKQGQLSMEDVPTMVLCKPKLMPLKSVTLEKLEKMQLEAQEAIKQQDLALKEQQETQ from the exons ATGCCTGAAGTCAAATCGATGTTCAGAGAAGTGCTGCCCAAACAAG GGCAGTTGTCCATGGAGGATGTCCCCACCATGGTGCTGTGTAAGCCCAAGCTGATGCCTCTGAAATCAGTCACCCTGGAGAAACTGGAGAAGATGCAACTGGAGGCCCAGGAGGCCATCAAGCAACAGGATCTGGCACTGAAAGAGCAGCAGGAGACACAGTAG
- the LOC118372625 gene encoding leucine-rich repeat protein SHOC-2, which translates to MSSTLGNKDKDWKEKDLKGGPTGGKEKEKETKALAGLGGKDPKAKGKDAKEGKKDAGSASPAVAFSVDNTIKRPNPAPGTRKKSSNAEVIKELNKCREENSMRLDLSKRSIHMLPTSIKELTQLAELYLYSNKLQSLPSEVGCLSGLVTLALSENSLTSLPESLDSLKKLRMLDLRHNKLREIPAVVYRVTSLTTLYLRFNRITAVERDIRNLAKLTMLSIRENKIKQLPAEIGELCNLITLDVAHNQLEHLPKEIGNCTQITNLDLQHNELLDLPETIGNLASINRLGLRYNRLSAIPRSLAKCRELEELNLENNNISVLPEGLLSSLVNLTSLTLARNCFQSYPVGGPSQFSTIYSLNMEHNRINKIPFGIFSRAKVLSKLNMKDNQLTSLPLDFGTWTSMVELNLATNQLTKIPEDICGLVSLEVLILSNNLLKKLPHGIGNLRKLRELDLEENKLESLPNEIAYLKDLQKLVLTNNQLTTLPRGIGHLTNLTHLGLGENLLQHLPEEIGTLENLEELYLNDNPNLHSLPFELALCSKLSIMSIENCPLSHLPPQIVAGGPSFIIQFLKMQGPYRAMV; encoded by the exons ATGAGTAGTACTTTAGGTAACAAAGACAAAGACTGGAAAGAGAAGGACCTGAAAGGAGGTCCGACAGGAGGGAAAGAAAAGGAAAAAGAGACCAAGGCTCTGGCTGGTTTAGGCGGCAAGGATCCCAAGGCCAAAGGGAAAGACGccaaagaaggaaagaaggatgCAGGTTCCGCGTCGCCTGCCGTCGCCTTCTCCGTGGACAACACGATAAAGAGGCCCAACCCGGCGCCGGGGACACGCAAGAAGTCCAGCAATGCCGAG GTGATCAAAGAGCTCAACAAGTGCCGTGAGGAGAACTCCATGCGTCTGGACCTGTCCAAGCGTTCCATCCACATGTTACCCACCTCCATCAAGGAACTCACCCAGCTGGCAGAGCTCTACCTGTACAGCAACAAGCTCCAGAGCCTCCCCTCAGAAGTGGGctgcctgtctggcctggtcaCCTTAGCCCTGAGTGAGAACTCTCTAACCAGCCTCCCAGAGTCCTTGGACTCCCTGAAGAAGTTGAGGATGCTGGACCTGAGGCATAACAAACTGAGGGAGATACCGGCGGTGGTTTACCGGGTGACGTCGCTGACCACACTGTACCTGAGGTTCAACCGGATCACGGCGGTGGAGAGGGACATCCGGAACCTGGCGAAGTTGACCATGCTCAGCATCCGTGAGAACAAGATCAAACAGCTGCCTGCCGAGATag GGGAGCTCTGTAACCTCATCACCCTGGACGTAGCTCATAACCAGCTGGAACATCTACCCAAGGAGATCGGCAACTGCACCCAGATCACCAACCTGGACCTACAGCACAACGAGCTACTGGACCTACCAGAAACTATAG GTAACTTGGCAAGCATAAACCGCTTGGGTCTGCGGTACAACCGGTTGTCAGCCATCCCCAGGTCGCTTGCCAAgtgcagagaactggaagagcTCAACCTAGAAAACAACAACATCTCTGTGTTACCAGAA gGTCTCCTGTCTAGTCTGGTGAATCTGACCAGTCTAACCCTGGCGAGGAACTGTTTCCAGTCCTACCCGGTGGGAGGACCCTCCCAGTTCTCCACCATCTACTCTCTCAACATGGAGCACAACCGCATCAACAAGATCCCCTTTGGAATCTTCTCCAGGGCCAAAGTCCTCAGCAAACTCAACAtgaag gACAACCAGTTGACGTCTCTGCCTCTAGACTTTGGCACGTGGACCAGTATGGTGGAGCTCAACCTGGCCACCAATCAGCTGACAAAGATCCCTGAGGACATCTGCGGTCTCGTTTCGCTTGAG GTCTTGATATTGTCCAACAATCTTCTCAAGAAGTTGCCACATGGTATTGGCAACCTGAGGAAACTACGGGAGCTCGACTTGGAGGAGAACAAGCTGGAATCGCTCCCGAATGAAATCGCTTACCTGAAAGATTTACAG AAACTAGTGTTGACCAATAATCAGCTGACCACGTTGCCCCGTGGGATCGGTCACCTCACCAACCTGACCCACCTGGGTCTGGGAGAGAACCTGCTGCAGCACCTGCCAGAGGAGATCG GTACACTGGAGAACTTGGAGGAGCTGTACCTCAATGACAACCCCAACCTGCACAGCCTCCCGTTTGAGCTGGCCCTGTGCAGCAAGCTGTCCATCATGAGTATCGAGAACTGTCCTCTCAGCCATCTGCCCCCGCAGATCGTCGCCGGGGGCCCCTCCTTCATTATCCAGTTCCTCAAGATGCAGGGGCCCTACCGGGCCATGGTCTGA